From the genome of Anaeromusa acidaminophila DSM 3853:
ATTGGTTGGTCGTTATGTGATGGAACAAATGGAACCCCCGACCTTCGCTCTCGATTTATCGTCGGAGCAGGTAATGATATAAATTCACATGTAAACGGTTTAAATGGTATCGGAACTGGCTTCTACTCGCCAGGAAATATAGGAGGAGAAGAGTTTCACCAATTAACCATTGCTGAAATGCCTAAACATAATCATAAAATTTCACCTGTTTCATGCGATAGCCAAGCAGGAACAAATGATGAGTCTTTGAGTACTCAATTCCCAAGATTTGGCTCCTATTTTACCGACGATACTGGCGGCGATCTACCTCATGAAAATCGTCCTCCCTATTATGCGCTGGCGTATATCATGAAACTATAACTTCCCAAGGAAGTTATAGTTCTATACCGGTTGGCTCTATAATATGGTTCACGGCTCCTATCCCTCCAACTGGATTTATCGAATGCAATGGCCAAAGTACAATATCCTATCCTACTTTAGCGGCTATTGTCGGAGCTACGGTACCTGATTTGAGAAGAGAATTTATTAGGGGCTGGGCTCACGATCGCACCGGTATATCGGACACAGGACGTACGTTTGGCTCTTGGCAAATTGACTTAATTAAACAACATCAACATGAAACGGCAATAGCTAACTCATATTCACCTCAACCATGGGGCTATGGAACAATAAACACTAACTTACTTTCAAGCCCTAGCGGACAGAGTACTTTTCCTGCTTCTTTAAGCTCCTCTTATGGAGGAAGTGAAACGCGCCCAAAAAATATTGCTCTACTTCCCTGCATAAAATATTGATCAGAATCTTCCCAAGGAAGTGTTCCTTCAGTTCCTGCTGGCGCAATAATTTGGTATGGTGCGTCTACCCCACCGAATGGCTGGCTAGAATGCAATGGACAAAGCACATCATCATATCCTTCTTTAGCAGCAATTGTTGGTCCTACAGTGCCAGATTTACGAGGGCAATTTATTAGAGGGTGGGACCACAGCAAAGGAATAGATATATCCCGCCCATTCGGCACTATTCAAAACGATGGTGGTCGGAATATTACTGGCAATATGTATGGTGTTGCAAACGCTTTGTATTGTAGTGGCGATGGCGTTTTTGGCGCAGCGGTAATTGGATGGTCTAATGTTGGTGCTGGTGGCAGTAGTTATGTTGAAAATTATTCCTTTGACGCTTCCCGTGTTTGGGGAACAAGCCATACTGCACCTGAATTTCGTCCTACGAATGTATCGTTATTGCCATGCATTAAGTACTAAATAGAATCTTCCCAAGGAAGTAGTTCTTTAGTTCCAATTGGAACAATAATTTGGTACGGTGCGTCCACCCCGCCAGATGGCTGGCTGGAATGCAATGGACAATCAACCACAGCTTACCCAGCGTTAGCCGCCGTGGTGGGTGCTGTAGTCCCCGATTTACGCGGAGAGTTTATAAGGGGATGGGACCATGGACGAGGAGTTGATCCAGAAAGATTATTTGGTAGTTGGCAAACCGATATGTTTAAATCTCATAATCATACGATGAGTGGATTATATATAAACAAAGTAAGTAATAGTTCATATGGCGATGTAGTAATGTATAGTAATGGATTTAATTCCTTAAAAACAAGCATGGATGGTAGTACGGAAACACGCGGGAGAAATGTTACGCTCCTACCTTGT
Proteins encoded in this window:
- a CDS encoding phage tail protein: MWYGASTPPDGWLECNGQSTTAYPALAAVVGAVVPDLRGEFIRGWDHGRGVDPERLFGSWQTDMFKSHNHTMSGLYINKVSNSSYGDVVMYSNGFNSLKTSMDGSTETRGRNVTLLPCIKY
- a CDS encoding phage tail protein — protein: MWYGASTPPNGWLECNGQSTSSYPSLAAIVGPTVPDLRGQFIRGWDHSKGIDISRPFGTIQNDGGRNITGNMYGVANALYCSGDGVFGAAVIGWSNVGAGGSSYVENYSFDASRVWGTSHTAPEFRPTNVSLLPCIKY